A genomic segment from Deinococcus sp. YIM 77859 encodes:
- the dusA gene encoding tRNA dihydrouridine(20/20a) synthase DusA — MTAPTPAPHTLSVAPMLDWTDRHCRAFHRTLTRRTLLYTEMVTTGAVLHGDRERHLGFGAAEQPVALQLGGSDPAALAECARIAEDWGYCEVNLNCGCPSDRVQSGSFGACLMGTPDVVARAVEAMRRGTSLPVTVKHRIGIDDLDSYEHLTRFVRTVAEAGCETFIVHARKAWLSGLSPKENREIPPLRYEVVRQLKADFPHLTVVLNGGVLTLEAAREHLTWADGVMIGRAAYQDPYLLAAADRDVFGEDATPPTRREAIEAFLPYVAAQLAKGQPLHRMMRHTLGLFAGQPGARHWKRTLSEWGHRPGAGLEVVREALSGVPDSVLDARLDVVSSLTSHWDSRPAGDSGARRPVPAPFQAPAESEPV; from the coding sequence ATGACGGCCCCCACCCCCGCCCCCCACACGCTTTCGGTCGCGCCCATGCTGGACTGGACTGACCGGCACTGCCGGGCCTTCCACCGCACGCTGACCCGGCGGACCCTGCTGTACACCGAGATGGTCACCACCGGAGCGGTTCTGCATGGCGACCGCGAGCGGCACCTAGGCTTCGGTGCGGCCGAGCAGCCCGTCGCCCTGCAGCTGGGCGGGAGCGACCCGGCGGCACTCGCCGAATGCGCGCGGATCGCCGAGGACTGGGGCTACTGTGAAGTGAACCTGAACTGCGGGTGCCCCAGCGACCGTGTACAAAGCGGCTCTTTCGGGGCTTGCCTGATGGGGACGCCGGACGTGGTGGCCCGCGCGGTGGAGGCGATGCGCCGCGGCACGTCCCTCCCCGTCACTGTGAAGCACCGCATTGGGATCGACGATCTGGACAGCTACGAGCACCTCACGCGCTTCGTGCGAACGGTGGCGGAGGCCGGGTGCGAGACCTTTATCGTCCACGCGCGCAAGGCGTGGCTCTCGGGTCTCTCTCCCAAGGAGAACCGCGAAATCCCGCCCCTGCGCTACGAGGTGGTGCGGCAACTCAAGGCCGACTTTCCTCACCTGACGGTCGTGCTCAACGGCGGCGTGCTCACGCTGGAGGCCGCGCGGGAGCACCTCACCTGGGCGGATGGCGTGATGATCGGCCGCGCCGCGTACCAGGACCCCTACCTTCTCGCCGCCGCCGACCGCGACGTATTCGGGGAAGACGCCACCCCACCCACCCGCCGTGAGGCCATCGAAGCCTTTTTGCCCTACGTCGCCGCACAGCTCGCCAAGGGCCAGCCCCTCCACCGAATGATGCGGCATACCCTGGGCCTTTTTGCAGGTCAGCCCGGCGCTCGTCACTGGAAGCGCACCCTCAGCGAGTGGGGGCACCGGCCCGGCGCGGGGCTGGAGGTGGTGCGGGAGGCGTTGAGCGGGGTGCCGGACAGCGTGCTGGACGCCCGGCTTGACGTGGTTTCCTCGCTGACCTCACATTGGGACTCAAGACCTGCCGGAGATTCCGGTGCGCGGCGCCCCGTTCCCGCCCCTTTCCAGGCGCCCGCAGAAAGCGAGCCCGTATGA
- a CDS encoding NAD-dependent succinate-semialdehyde dehydrogenase, protein MTTPTQNERNSDPVTRSRAYFAGEWRSTPRTFEVIHPGNLEPIGAVADCTADDARRAIDAAEAALREWRRVNPYRRGQVLRRWHDLMLTHKEELARLMTLEMGKPITETRGEVHYAASFIEWCAEEAGRISGERITMRFDHKRGLTSLEPVGIVYAVTPWNFPAGMVTRKAAPALAAGCVMILKPAEQSPMTALYLAELWLEAGGPANTLQVLPTSDAAAFTVPFMEDERVRKLTFTGSTAVGRLLYQQAARTIKRVSLELGGHAPFLIFADADLEKAAREVIGSKFRNAGQTCISTNRVYVQREVAQEFTDILTAKTAQLVLGDPLLDTTNVGPVVEQAGLDKIQAQVEDALRRGAKVTVGGHVKEGLYFQPTVLTDVAEGSLILREETFGPVAPVVVFGTEEEALRLANDSEYGLAAYAYTRDLSRAWRVAEALEYGIVGINDGVPSAASPHVPFGGMKNSGVGREGGHWGLDEYLETKFISMGLD, encoded by the coding sequence ATGACCACCCCGACCCAGAACGAACGGAACAGTGACCCCGTGACCCGCAGCCGGGCCTACTTCGCTGGCGAGTGGCGCAGCACGCCCAGGACCTTCGAGGTCATTCACCCCGGCAACCTGGAACCCATCGGCGCAGTGGCCGACTGCACCGCCGACGACGCCCGCCGGGCCATCGACGCCGCCGAGGCTGCCCTGAGGGAATGGCGCCGGGTCAACCCGTACAGGCGCGGCCAGGTACTGCGCCGCTGGCACGACCTGATGTTGACGCACAAGGAGGAGCTTGCCCGCCTGATGACGCTGGAGATGGGCAAGCCGATCACCGAGACGCGCGGCGAGGTGCACTACGCGGCCTCCTTTATCGAGTGGTGCGCGGAGGAGGCCGGACGTATCAGCGGCGAGCGCATCACTATGCGGTTTGACCACAAGCGCGGCCTGACGAGCCTAGAGCCCGTCGGCATCGTCTACGCCGTCACCCCCTGGAACTTCCCCGCGGGCATGGTCACCCGCAAGGCCGCCCCCGCCCTGGCTGCCGGGTGCGTGATGATCCTCAAGCCCGCCGAGCAGAGCCCGATGACCGCGCTCTACCTGGCCGAACTGTGGCTGGAGGCGGGCGGCCCGGCAAATACCCTGCAAGTCCTGCCCACCAGCGACGCGGCGGCCTTCACGGTCCCCTTCATGGAGGACGAGCGGGTCCGCAAGCTCACCTTTACCGGCAGCACCGCCGTCGGACGGCTGCTCTACCAGCAGGCCGCGAGGACGATCAAGCGCGTCTCGCTGGAACTCGGCGGCCACGCGCCCTTCCTGATCTTCGCGGACGCCGATCTGGAGAAGGCTGCGCGCGAGGTGATCGGTTCCAAGTTTCGCAACGCCGGACAGACCTGCATCAGCACCAACCGGGTGTACGTGCAGCGCGAGGTGGCGCAGGAGTTTACCGACATTCTCACCGCGAAGACGGCCCAGCTCGTCCTGGGAGATCCCCTCCTGGACACCACCAACGTCGGCCCAGTGGTCGAGCAGGCGGGCCTGGACAAGATTCAGGCGCAGGTGGAGGACGCCCTGCGGCGCGGCGCGAAGGTCACCGTCGGTGGCCACGTGAAGGAGGGCTTGTACTTTCAGCCCACGGTATTGACCGATGTGGCTGAAGGCAGCCTGATCCTGCGCGAGGAAACCTTTGGCCCGGTGGCGCCCGTCGTGGTGTTTGGCACCGAGGAGGAGGCCCTGCGCCTCGCCAACGACAGCGAGTACGGCCTGGCCGCCTACGCCTACACCCGCGACCTGAGCCGCGCCTGGCGGGTGGCCGAGGCGCTGGAGTACGGCATTGTGGGCATCAATGACGGTGTGCCGAGTGCCGCCTCACCCCACGTGCCCTTTGGCGGCATGAAAAACAGCGGTGTGGGCCGCGAGGGCGGTCACTGGGGCCTGGACGAGTACCTGGAGACCAAGTTCATCAGCATGGGGCTGGACTGA
- a CDS encoding CaiB/BaiF CoA-transferase family protein translates to MLPEEPNVAALPLAGVKVADFTRVLTGPFCTMLLGDLGADVIKVEPPGGDDTRAWGPPFQTSEGGKESSYFLSVNRNKRSVVLDLKTPEGREAARRLIAQADVLVENFRPGTFERLGFGWDALHAEFPRLIYASVSGFGQDGPYRDRAGYDVIAQGMGGLMSYNGDVGGPPVRVGVAVADVFSGALLTQAILAALYGRERSGRGQRLDVNLLESVIALGSSQVGRYLTTGEVPVPIGNDHRSIVPYGTLKCGDGLINVAVGNDALWRRFCQALELTELGRDPRFATNEGRVRHREELDTRLLSGLARFTRAEIMARLDAAGVPCGPVNNLAEVFADPHVRARHVAVSVPHASLGTTTVTAPPWDIGGARPPVRRAPPTLGQHTAEVLRELGLAEPAGNAD, encoded by the coding sequence ATGCTGCCTGAGGAACCGAACGTGGCCGCCCTGCCGCTTGCCGGGGTGAAGGTGGCGGACTTCACCCGGGTACTGACCGGCCCCTTCTGCACCATGCTGCTGGGGGACCTGGGCGCCGACGTGATCAAGGTGGAACCCCCCGGGGGCGACGACACCCGCGCCTGGGGGCCACCCTTTCAGACCTCGGAGGGGGGCAAGGAGTCGAGCTACTTCCTGAGTGTGAACCGCAACAAGCGCAGCGTCGTCCTCGACCTCAAGACGCCGGAGGGCCGGGAGGCCGCGCGGCGCCTGATCGCGCAGGCGGACGTATTGGTCGAGAACTTCCGCCCCGGCACCTTTGAGCGCCTGGGCTTTGGCTGGGACGCCCTGCACGCCGAATTTCCCCGCCTGATCTACGCCAGCGTCTCCGGCTTCGGGCAGGACGGGCCGTACCGCGACCGCGCCGGATACGACGTCATCGCGCAGGGCATGGGCGGCCTGATGAGCTACAACGGCGACGTGGGCGGGCCGCCCGTTCGGGTCGGCGTGGCGGTGGCGGACGTATTCTCGGGGGCGCTTCTCACCCAGGCGATCCTGGCGGCCCTCTATGGGCGGGAACGCAGCGGGCGGGGACAGCGGCTGGACGTGAACCTGCTCGAAAGCGTGATCGCGCTGGGCAGCAGCCAGGTCGGGCGCTACCTTACGACCGGCGAGGTGCCGGTGCCCATCGGCAATGATCACCGCAGCATCGTCCCCTACGGCACCTTGAAGTGCGGGGACGGCTTGATCAATGTCGCTGTGGGCAACGACGCGCTGTGGCGCAGGTTCTGCCAGGCGCTGGAGCTGACCGAGCTGGGGCGCGACCCCCGCTTTGCCACCAACGAGGGCCGGGTGCGGCACCGCGAGGAGCTGGATACCCGCTTGCTGAGCGGGCTGGCGCGCTTCACACGCGCGGAGATCATGGCGCGGCTGGACGCGGCGGGGGTGCCCTGCGGCCCGGTCAATAACCTGGCGGAAGTTTTTGCAGATCCGCACGTGCGGGCGCGTCACGTCGCCGTCTCGGTCCCGCACGCCTCGCTGGGCACCACCACCGTCACCGCGCCCCCTTGGGACATCGGCGGGGCAAGGCCCCCGGTGCGCCGCGCCCCGCCCACGCTGGGCCAGCACACGGCGGAGGTGCTGCGGGAACTCGGCCTCGCGGAACCCGCCGGGAACGCAGACTGA
- a CDS encoding acyl-CoA dehydrogenase family protein gives MLDYFQARSLLGPDEQLVMQSVRSFVDSELMPRIAEWWDREELPVREVMREFGQMGLLGPTVPEAYGGAGATYSAYGAMMYELERCDSGLRSAASVQGSLVMHPIHVYGSEEQKREYLPGLASGELIGCFGLTEPDGGSDPGAMRTRARRDGGDYVLNGNKMWITNSPVADLAVVWAKDDAGVVRGFIVPRDAKGFSTPKIQRKMSLRASVTGEIVLEDCRIPAENLLPGSDGLKSPLGCLTSARFGIAWGAMGALEAVYETALAYTTGRSTFGKPIAQRQLVQDKLVRMVTDHSAGLLLAVQLGRLKDSGRMTFGRVSVAKRNNVRVALNGARLAREMLGGNGITTEYPVIRHMLNLETVDTYEGTHDIHTLIVGRDVTGLNALE, from the coding sequence ATGCTCGATTACTTTCAGGCCCGCAGCCTGCTCGGCCCCGACGAGCAGCTCGTCATGCAGAGTGTCCGCTCGTTCGTGGACAGCGAACTCATGCCCCGGATCGCGGAGTGGTGGGACCGCGAGGAGCTGCCCGTCCGCGAGGTGATGCGCGAGTTTGGCCAGATGGGCCTCCTGGGCCCCACGGTTCCCGAGGCGTACGGCGGCGCAGGCGCCACCTACAGCGCCTACGGGGCGATGATGTACGAGCTTGAGCGCTGTGACAGCGGCCTCAGGAGCGCGGCCAGCGTGCAGGGCAGCCTGGTGATGCATCCCATCCACGTCTACGGCTCTGAGGAACAGAAGCGGGAGTACCTTCCCGGCTTGGCCTCCGGCGAGCTGATCGGCTGCTTCGGCCTCACCGAGCCCGACGGCGGCTCCGACCCCGGCGCGATGCGCACCCGCGCCCGCCGGGACGGCGGTGACTACGTCCTGAACGGCAACAAGATGTGGATCACCAACAGCCCCGTCGCGGACCTCGCCGTCGTGTGGGCCAAGGATGATGCGGGCGTGGTGCGCGGTTTTATCGTCCCCCGGGACGCGAAGGGCTTCTCCACGCCCAAGATCCAGCGCAAGATGAGCCTGCGGGCCTCGGTGACGGGCGAGATCGTGCTGGAAGACTGCCGCATTCCCGCCGAGAACCTGCTGCCCGGTTCGGACGGCCTGAAAAGCCCGCTCGGCTGCCTCACCTCCGCCCGCTTCGGCATCGCCTGGGGCGCGATGGGGGCGCTGGAGGCCGTGTACGAGACGGCGCTGGCGTACACGACGGGCCGCTCCACCTTCGGCAAGCCCATCGCTCAGCGCCAGCTCGTGCAGGACAAGCTGGTGCGGATGGTCACGGACCACTCGGCAGGGCTGCTTCTCGCCGTACAGCTGGGCCGCCTCAAAGACAGCGGGCGGATGACCTTCGGGCGGGTGTCTGTGGCCAAACGGAACAACGTGCGGGTGGCCCTCAATGGTGCTCGTCTTGCCCGCGAGATGCTGGGCGGCAACGGCATTACCACCGAATACCCGGTCATCCGCCACATGCTCAATCTGGAAACGGTCGACACCTACGAGGGCACCCACGACATCCATACGCTGATCGTGGGCCGGGACGTGACGGGCCTGAACGCGCTGGAATAG
- a CDS encoding M20/M25/M40 family metallo-hydrolase, whose protein sequence is MSSQQQHINREFLFALLREAAPRGFERRAADVWKREASGFARVSEDHYGNVYAELGPEDAPAIALLGHLDEIGLIVSHVGDEGFLSVLGIGGWDPQVLVGQRVRLLAPDGDIIGVVGKKAIHVLDPEERKQASRLEDLWIDVGLSQEEARARIPVGTPGVIEQEPLWVGDKIVSRALDNRVGAFIVLEALRALGGEDLKHRVVAVGTSQEEIGSYGAQVGSHRLRPVAGVAVDVTHETRQPGVSEKKYGVVPFGSGANLAVGPLTSPVILRQMIAAAQEKEIPYTLSANPRLTYTDADTMILSRSGVPAAVVSVPNRYMHSPNEMVDARDVRACIDLIAAWVRSLDAEPDFTR, encoded by the coding sequence GTGAGTTCCCAACAACAGCACATCAACCGCGAGTTCCTGTTCGCCCTGCTGCGCGAGGCAGCACCCAGAGGCTTCGAGCGCCGCGCCGCCGACGTGTGGAAGCGGGAGGCGAGTGGCTTCGCCCGCGTCAGCGAGGACCACTACGGCAACGTCTACGCCGAACTTGGCCCAGAAGACGCGCCCGCCATCGCCCTGCTGGGGCATCTCGACGAGATCGGCCTGATCGTCAGCCACGTGGGTGACGAGGGATTCCTCAGCGTGCTGGGCATCGGCGGCTGGGATCCACAGGTGCTGGTGGGCCAGCGCGTTCGCCTGCTCGCGCCGGATGGGGACATCATCGGGGTGGTGGGCAAAAAGGCGATTCACGTGCTCGACCCCGAGGAACGCAAGCAGGCCAGCAGGCTGGAAGACCTCTGGATTGACGTGGGCTTGAGCCAGGAGGAGGCGCGGGCCCGGATCCCCGTGGGCACACCCGGCGTGATCGAGCAGGAGCCGCTCTGGGTGGGAGACAAGATCGTGAGCCGTGCCCTCGACAACCGAGTGGGCGCGTTTATCGTGCTGGAGGCGCTGCGTGCCCTGGGGGGCGAGGACCTGAAGCACCGCGTCGTCGCTGTCGGCACCAGCCAGGAGGAGATCGGCAGCTACGGCGCGCAGGTGGGGAGTCACCGCCTCAGGCCAGTCGCGGGCGTCGCCGTGGACGTGACCCACGAAACGCGGCAACCCGGTGTCAGCGAGAAGAAGTACGGCGTGGTGCCCTTCGGCTCCGGTGCCAACCTCGCGGTCGGCCCGCTCACCAGCCCGGTCATCCTGCGGCAGATGATCGCCGCCGCACAGGAAAAAGAGATTCCCTACACCCTCAGCGCCAATCCGCGCCTGACGTACACCGACGCAGATACCATGATCCTCTCCCGCTCCGGTGTCCCCGCGGCGGTCGTCAGCGTTCCCAACCGCTACATGCACTCCCCCAACGAGATGGTGGACGCGCGTGACGTGCGGGCCTGCATCGACCTCATCGCCGCGTGGGTGAGGAGCTTGGACGCCGAACCCGACTTTACCCGCTGA
- the apaG gene encoding Co2+/Mg2+ efflux protein ApaG, whose protein sequence is MGHSTSPPAPDVRVHVNVFHLSAHSTPGRQVFTYVIRIENHSEETWQLLARHWQIVDAGGRQTVVDGEGVVGEQPVIPPGGVFVYDSFVTVQDTPGRMEGHYVMQDAWGMRAQVPILPFVLEVPGERMLN, encoded by the coding sequence ATGGGCCATTCCACCTCCCCCCCAGCGCCCGACGTGCGCGTTCACGTGAACGTGTTCCACCTTTCCGCGCACTCCACCCCTGGGCGCCAGGTCTTTACCTACGTGATCCGTATCGAGAATCACAGCGAGGAGACCTGGCAACTCCTCGCCCGCCACTGGCAGATCGTGGATGCCGGGGGCCGCCAGACGGTCGTGGACGGTGAGGGCGTGGTCGGCGAGCAGCCCGTGATCCCGCCCGGCGGCGTCTTCGTGTACGACTCCTTTGTGACTGTGCAGGACACGCCCGGCCGGATGGAGGGTCACTACGTGATGCAAGACGCCTGGGGAATGCGGGCGCAGGTGCCGATTCTGCCCTTCGTGCTGGAGGTGCCGGGGGAGAGGATGTTGAATTAG
- a CDS encoding GAF domain-containing sensor histidine kinase has translation MTDSPASLSSPPPAPRGVPLSDRVKLVRNVLPPLIVLVVAVVEFGIAQLAHPVREIWAHLLFYGLVGPSVTFFTVEWIAEGTRARERAEQELRLTYAQLSASHGRLQAVQELMRDLTDAPDMGAVVEVAARGAVRATGAARATLTIPGGLSASATREEPERPGTPLYPLRVAIPGGGALALHFDTPPTPETEALAQALAAEVATGVEAARQRTLDLMTLHSVDQSIRAERNMRRLLARVTHNMAERVGAGARAVYLRDQDGLLRLEYSGHAGGESGGGAPAPAFVARVAEAGTPLVASPQEAAEVFPEAKSALGLPMRDEEGLVGVLVLGDARPDAFAEARLPLLALLVGQATLAVRNARAYLYSEELAISDERARIAREIHDGVAQSLAFCALKLDLVARQLHSDPQGAEAEVRAATALLREQIREVRRSIFALRPIDLERYGLLETVRRYVEDFGQQNNLRTTLNVTGDIHLAPGDEAMVFRILQESLNNVAKHARAREVTVTLHGGERVTLRVQDDGAGFDPEQISGRVSSAGGLGLMQMRERVESRGGRYRILSSPGHGTLVEAEVPQA, from the coding sequence ATGACCGACTCGCCCGCCTCCCTGTCCTCGCCGCCACCTGCCCCACGGGGGGTGCCGCTGTCGGACCGGGTGAAGCTGGTGCGGAATGTGCTGCCGCCCCTGATCGTGCTCGTGGTGGCCGTGGTGGAGTTTGGCATCGCGCAGCTTGCCCATCCGGTGCGGGAGATCTGGGCGCACCTGCTGTTCTACGGCCTGGTGGGGCCGTCGGTGACCTTTTTTACGGTGGAATGGATTGCGGAGGGCACCCGGGCCCGGGAGCGTGCCGAGCAGGAATTGCGCCTCACCTACGCCCAGCTCAGCGCCTCGCACGGGCGGCTTCAGGCGGTGCAGGAACTCATGCGCGACCTGACCGACGCCCCTGATATGGGTGCGGTGGTGGAGGTCGCGGCGCGGGGGGCGGTGCGGGCGACCGGGGCAGCCCGCGCCACCCTGACCATTCCTGGCGGGCTCAGCGCCTCGGCCACCCGGGAGGAACCGGAGCGCCCCGGCACCCCGCTCTATCCCCTGCGCGTCGCCATTCCGGGGGGAGGCGCGCTCGCGCTGCATTTCGATACCCCCCCCACGCCGGAAACGGAGGCGCTCGCGCAGGCCCTCGCCGCCGAGGTGGCGACCGGGGTGGAAGCCGCGCGGCAACGCACCCTCGACCTGATGACCCTCCACAGCGTAGACCAGTCCATCCGCGCCGAGCGCAACATGCGCCGGCTGCTCGCACGCGTCACGCACAACATGGCCGAGCGGGTGGGGGCCGGGGCGCGGGCCGTGTACCTGCGGGACCAAGACGGCCTGTTGCGACTGGAGTACTCCGGGCACGCGGGCGGTGAAAGCGGCGGCGGCGCTCCAGCCCCCGCCTTTGTGGCGCGGGTGGCCGAAGCGGGCACCCCGCTGGTGGCCAGCCCCCAGGAGGCGGCCGAGGTGTTTCCCGAGGCCAAAAGTGCTTTGGGCCTTCCCATGCGCGACGAGGAGGGCCTGGTCGGCGTGCTGGTTCTGGGAGACGCCCGCCCAGACGCCTTTGCGGAGGCGCGCCTCCCCCTGCTCGCCCTGCTGGTGGGGCAGGCCACGCTGGCGGTGCGCAATGCCCGCGCCTACCTGTACTCCGAAGAGCTCGCCATCAGTGATGAGCGGGCCCGCATCGCCCGCGAGATTCACGACGGCGTGGCGCAGTCTCTCGCCTTTTGTGCCCTGAAGCTCGACCTGGTCGCTCGGCAACTGCACAGTGATCCGCAGGGGGCGGAGGCGGAGGTGCGGGCCGCCACCGCCCTACTGCGCGAGCAGATCCGCGAGGTTCGCCGCTCGATCTTCGCGCTGCGCCCCATCGACCTCGAACGCTACGGCCTGCTGGAGACCGTGCGGCGCTACGTGGAGGATTTCGGCCAGCAGAACAACCTGCGCACCACACTCAACGTGACCGGCGATATTCACCTTGCGCCGGGGGACGAGGCGATGGTGTTTCGCATCCTGCAAGAAAGCCTCAACAACGTCGCCAAGCACGCCCGTGCCCGTGAGGTCACCGTCACCCTGCACGGTGGCGAGCGTGTCACCCTGCGCGTGCAGGACGACGGCGCGGGGTTTGACCCCGAGCAGATTTCTGGGCGGGTCAGCAGCGCGGGGGGCCTGGGCCTGATGCAGATGCGCGAGCGCGTCGAGAGCCGCGGCGGCCGCTACCGCATCCTCAGCAGCCCCGGCCACGGAACGCTGGTGGAGGCGGAGGTGCCGCAGGCGTGA
- a CDS encoding RNA methyltransferase, which translates to MNLAVVLVSPKTPGNIGAAARAMLNMGARELRLVAPRCDPLDSQAVAMAVHAADLLREARIYPTLREALADRDLTVGTSARVRADLPPPRHPAQVRGLVRAASAPALVFGPEETGLVNSDLEQCQFTVRVPTAAYASLNVAQAVLLVCYEFLQAQDETPAYERKTATREEMEALYGHLHATMELIGYTDAVRARHTLRLWRAMLDRALMSSAESRLFRGFLRQVAWKVADAARRGTVTGPETTE; encoded by the coding sequence GCGGCCGCCCGCGCGATGTTGAATATGGGCGCGCGGGAGCTGCGGCTGGTTGCGCCGCGCTGCGACCCCCTGGACAGTCAGGCGGTGGCGATGGCGGTGCACGCCGCCGACCTGCTGCGGGAAGCGCGCATCTATCCCACCCTGCGCGAGGCGCTCGCCGACCGTGACCTGACTGTAGGCACCTCCGCCCGCGTTCGCGCGGACCTGCCTCCACCCCGGCACCCCGCCCAGGTCAGGGGCCTGGTGCGCGCGGCCTCGGCACCCGCGCTGGTGTTTGGGCCGGAGGAGACCGGACTCGTCAACAGCGACCTGGAGCAGTGTCAGTTCACGGTACGGGTCCCGACCGCCGCGTACGCGAGCCTCAACGTCGCCCAAGCCGTCTTGCTGGTGTGCTACGAGTTTTTGCAGGCACAGGACGAGACGCCTGCCTACGAACGCAAGACCGCCACCCGCGAGGAGATGGAGGCCCTCTACGGCCACCTGCACGCCACGATGGAGCTGATCGGCTACACCGACGCGGTGCGCGCCCGCCACACGCTGCGGCTGTGGCGCGCGATGCTTGACCGCGCCCTGATGAGCAGCGCCGAGAGCCGCCTCTTTCGGGGCTTTCTGCGGCAGGTGGCGTGGAAGGTGGCGGATGCCGCTCGGCGCGGGACGGTGACGGGGCCCGAGACCACGGAGTGA